A region of the Vidua chalybeata isolate OUT-0048 chromosome 7, bVidCha1 merged haplotype, whole genome shotgun sequence genome:
AGCATATACTGAAAGCTCAGTTACATCCCCTTGACATAAGTGGGGCCCTGCACAAGATCTGGAGTCTTTGTTGTCAAAGAAAGGGAAGgcataaagaaaataagagcaCAGATGATGACTGATCTAATTTACCCATTAGAAGGGCTTGTTTTATGGATATAGAAATGAGCAAAAACCCCACAGTCCTTCCACCTGTCAGGTGGATGTGGTTAGCTGAAACAAAGATGCAGGAGCTCACTAGACAGCTGTTGGGTTTTGGTTCATGTGGCTTTTGATGGTAACAGGTAAGGGCaagaaaatgtgctttcacATTTGACTGTTCTAACAACTTAATCAGGACTGTCTAAGCTTTTGACAgttgaaatacttttttaaaaatttaattggATTGCCTCTGAagaaactggaggaaaaaactTAAATCACTGTGTATATGCTGGCATGGTTTTCATTTACTTCTGACCTTGAATACATGAATATTTAAGGTTCCAAGATTTGTATGTAGCCTTTTCTCCCTAAGTGAAATCAGAGATCCTCATAAATAGTATCCCATagaaatgacatttaaaagtgaaaaacataGACAAACCTTATGAGTGTTTGGGATTTTAATGATGGTATTTTTAGACATGTCTTTCACTGAACTGTGTAAGGTTTAGATTATTCTCGTGAGCTGTTGTTTTTAGAAATATTCATGGCTTGTTGTCAGCTGTTAGCTATATGTTGAATCAATAGGGAACATTAATTTAACACACTAGTGAATGTTGGTCTCTTCTCTCTTATTAGCCTTTGTCAGTATTAAATAATCCATTCCAAATCCATTGTCAGTATTGAATAATGATGAATTATAAGTAATAAATTTAAAGGCACTGGATATACTGTTGCATGACTAATTCTAAGGGGATGAGTAATGAAAGACTTATTTCATTGTCCTCTTCTACTTGGAATAAAGTACAGAACTGCAAAAAAACACTTATCATAGAATGATAtaatatcctgagttggaaggaactcAGTAGGATCATCCTGTCCAGCTTCAAATTCCTTGAGCAGGTCAAGATCATAAATGGAGTGCTCTTTGAGAAATTTCAGGTTCTTCTGGTTCTTCTTTCAAATATTGGTCCTTGAAAAAGTTCCTCTGTGATAGTAATACTAATCCAAACAGCAAAGGattacaaaaccaaaatatataaaatgtttaaCTTTCTCACAATGAACATGAGCTAATCTTACTAGGTTAAATTTAAATATACCAATAGAGCAAAAACcgtttttaataatgatttggAGCTGATagcctgctggcagagctggtttttattctttgaaaaagACGCTTTTCTTAGCTAGGCTAGTTTATTGGAATGGgttgtttttaaatgtgaaagCTGGTTGGTCACTCAACGTCTAAGGagtgtttattttttagtgTTGCTTATCAATTTTGCAGGCTCTTCTGCAGAAGATAagtgcaggcagctgcagtgctgttaCCTCCCAGTCCACctcttttcagtttcagaaTTTGACTTGAAGATACCTTTATAGGGCCTGTCTCTGTTTCTTTGCTCCCAGGTCTTTGATGTCTTTGAGATTGTTATTCTAATTTTGGTCTTAAAGCCCCATCCTAATTCCCACCTCTTCCCATTCAGTGTAGAAGCTCAAGCCTCCCATCAATTTCTCCTGTAGTTGTGGAGTGcttagaaaaatgtatttcgAGAGGAGACTGATGAGCCTTTTGAAGGCTATCATGAGGCTTTGgataataatttgttttgatgATCAAAATAACCCAGATATATGTGTGTATTGCTTAATTACAAAATCATGACTATCCTTTGGCATAGGAAggaatactgaaaataaagcagttaGCCTTGGGGGAGAAAAGCCAACTTGAAAGAAGAGACTTACAAAATCTAGCTCTTAATTGCCACAGTAGCTCTGAATATatgttattttctcttctaaacATGAAAGATGTTTTATTGCACAATATAAAAGCTGATGTTGGGAGAACTTCACAGAATTGGtcataaaacacatttttattgatGCTACCATGTACCACTAGTCTAGACAAACGGCCTTCCCCACCCTGAATACTGCATTTATTGCTCAGGAATGTTACTTACAAGAAAGAAGCGGTCTTTGTCCTTGATGGCTGGCATTGCAGGTCTGCTCCCCTGTGGTACCTTAACCACCTTATGTTTTATTTGTTCACAGGGTAGCCCTAGTTCCTTGAGAGTCCACCAGATATTGGATTCTTATGGTAAACCATGGCAGCTGATGATAAGGTGGCCATTCTAACCGATGATGAAGaagaacagaagagaaagtATGTGCTTGCTGATCCTTTCAATGGCATTTCCAAGGATCAAGACTTGCCCCCCAATAATGAATCCCCTTCGACAGAGACAACCACTGCCCCAGATGAAGAGCTGGATTGGTTAGAAAAGCACTGTGTCAAAATAAACAACGATCTTctgatctcaaaggtcttttattttttcttctattctgcGTATGGCTCTCTCTACCCCTTGCTGCCCGTGTACTACAAGCAGCTGGGTATGACACCCAGCCAGAGCGGACTTCTGGTGGGCATCAGGTACTTTATTGAGTTTTGCAGTGCTCCCTTCTGGGGAGTGGTGGCAGATCGCTTCAAGAAAGGCAAGATTGTCCTCCTGTTTTCGCTTTTATGCTGGGTTTTGTTCAACCTGGGCATTGGATTTGTGAGACCAGCCACCTTAAGATGTGTACCAAAGGGCCTTCCCCCTACGCATCCCACCAACGCAAGCAGCCTTTTAACAACAATTCTGCAAAACACCTCGATGTCTTCTCCACTAACCACAGTGAGTGCTGCATCCCCGAAAGTTCGTGGGAGGAGAGACCTGGTCACTTCCAGTCCAGTCACTTTGGAAACAACAGGGACACCTAATCCCGAAATAACATTCCTGGTACTTACACAGAGCAATGATGAGGATTTTACCTTGGAAAACAGTACCCGTTTGATTTTGCAAAGCACCACCACTAGCCCAGCCTCACTAGGGAACACAACGCTGAGCACCACCCCAGCTTCCATCAGCACAAAGCCAATGCCTTCTGACCAAGCTGTGCTCGTTTATGATCAGCAAGAAGTAGAGGCCATCTTTCTACTCATTCTGCTGGTTGTCATAATAGGAGAATTTTTCAGTGCTTCGTCTGTTACCATTGTGGACACCATAACTCTGCAGTACCTCGGCAAACACAGGGACCGCTACGGATTGCAGCGTATGTGGGGGtctctgggctgggggctggccATGCTCTCAGTGGGAATTGGCATTGACTATACTCACACAGAAGTTGCCATTGAAGGTCAAGGATGTAAGGCTCCAGAGTACAAGAACTACAGGATCGTTTTCATTGTTTTTGGTGTCCTCATGACAATGGCGTTAATTGTGGCCACCCAGTTTCGATTTCATTACGCGCACTTCAAGCAAgatgaaaataagagaaaagagGTAGAGATCTCACAGGTGGACAGAAATGCCTCCAATGAATCTTCAGATAACACTCCTACCAGTATGAGTCAGTCACAGTCTTTCAGTTTTTGGGACCTAATTAAACTGCTGTGCAGTATCCAATATGGCTCCGTGCTCTTTGTGGCCTGGTTCATGGGGTTTGGATATGGCTTTGTGTTCACCTTTCTGTACTGGCACTTGGAAGACCTGAATGGCACCACCACTCTCTTTGGAGTTTGTTCTGTGCTCAGTCACGTGTCTGAGTTGACTGCCTACTTCTTCAGCCACAAACTCATTGAATTGGTTGGTCACATCAGGTAAGATAGCAGCAATCATTAAAGAGCTGTACAAAAAATGGTGACTCTCAGGCTCAGCCCTTGTGCTACAAAGTGAAACTCAAGCtaatttttaattcctgttCAGTTATGTGGCTCACATGAtggatttttctgttattttaaaagttgaaaATGCTCTGAAATGCTTGCTCTGCATGTTAGTATGTGCTTTATGCCTGGCACCATAACCTTTTGCAGATGGTTCCAGAAGATACCCTTGTTCCCTGATTCATCACTCGGTTAGAGATCTTTACAGGTTGCCACCCATTCAAGGGTTGTCTGTTTTGACATACAAATACCAttagtttttcagtttttttcctgtgagtaGCAGCATTCTGCAAACCTCCTGCTGTAGCCTAGTTCCCCTTGCAGGGCAGTTGGTGGCCCCCACGGTAGCCTGGAAAGGTGTCAGCTGCAGGCTGAGAGGGGAGAAGCTGAGCTGAGGAAACGAGGTGAGCACCTCCTGTGTACCATGGCCTCGTAATCAGACTCTGGGTGTTGGCAGAATGGGGTTGCAGCCTGGCAGTGTCACTTACTAGTTCAGGGCTTGCTCTCCTCCTTGAGTTGCAGCAGCGTGTGTCAGCTATGAAGTGAGATGGCTGCAGGGCTTGTCCTGTTGTTTTTGCCTTGTGTAAGTGAAAGCGACTGCTTCCAGCATATTAGTGAACATTGGTTTCCAGTCAATTCACTAAATTGACTTAATAGCCACATATTCTAAATCCCTCTACtactcttaaaaaaaagcacaggggaggaaagatggggaaaaaCCTGAGTTAATGAAGCTGCAAAggtggtttttttgtatttactcAGATATTCTGTGCATCTAAGTTCAGACCTGTGTGTTGTTAGCATCATATCCTTTCCAAATGCCCAGTTTATAATCATACAGTCATTGAGATTTGAGTATTTTTAAGCTGTTTGCACTGTTCTTTTTGTGTATTCTGTTCTAAggttttgctctttgttttgcttttattgggataaatatttttattcatttgccCTCTACTAAAAATGATTGAGATGTTTAGCGCAATAATTTGAGAGATTACTTAAAAGATGGAGTTCTTTCTTACTTGAAACTGAGGAGGACCTCTTTACTTAGAATCAGTCTTAATCTCTGAATTTGACAATAATTAGTAAGAGAAAATGACACCTTGCATGCAAAGCCTGGAGGAAGGATATGGTGATGGAGGAGTGGTGAGAACAGATCACAGTCTTCATAGCTAAAGATAGCTTGGGTATGCTCTTTCATTGTATATTATAGTACAAAATTCAGACTTAGACTTCAGCTAAAGAATGAAAACCAAAAGAGTGGTAGGATTGTGAATAAGATGAAATAGAAGGGATGGGAGCATTGGTTACTGAAAAGAAGGATGATATATGGGATTAGCTCtccctcccccctttttttttttttggcactgcTAAGCCTGTGAAGCCAAGATTGAACCAAGATTAAATTGTTTAAACACTAGTCCCTGTTTGCTATGAAACAGCATTATGCATACCTACACCTGGGAAATGCACATTAGTCATATTTTAGTGTTATCTAATGCTTACTTGTGTTTAGTCATAACAGTTTGAGATGACTCCTCCTGGTTGCCTTGTACTTTCTGAACTTTGTGTGTTTGAGAGGaagcaagcttttttttttttcttccccaaagaAAAAAGGATAGGAGTTCATAGCTCATCTTCTTTGATAGTTATGTATATGTGTTGTCTGCTGCCTTCTAgtgcagaaaattattttcctattagGAATAAAATTCCAATAGCCTCCAATTCCATATCCTTAGCCAGAAGCATTTGGTGTTgatattttatctattttttaatagatcaaatttcctttcttccgGGTTGTTGGACTTCTAGATGTAGACATTCTTTCTGCAGTATTTGAATACTTACcattcaatttttctttctgtgctgagtATTTGAAGACAGGCATGAGTACCAGAATTGCATGCATTGTCACAGtagcaggaaaaaatgttattgAATGTCCTTTGTAGAACTGCAAGAAAACGGGCTTTACACCTTATCAGACAGAAGCTCAGTTTCCcttttcaagttttaaaaatctttgtttctGCCATTGTATGTGGTGGCATATAAAATCCTTCCAACAGTTTGAAACCTCTTAGgttttcacaattttttaaaactaatgttCAAATTATTGTCCAAGTGTTTTATGCATGACCATATTAAATACCTGCTGATTAAAATGCCCAGTTTATAACTTCATTAGCTCTACTATTCATACACTTATGCAGTGCATGTGTGCTTCTAGTGTTTCTTTGAGaggatattaggaagaaactcttccctgtgagggtggtgaggccctggcacaggttgcccagagaagctgtggctgccacatccctggaagtgttcaaggacaggctggatggggctttgaacaacTTGGCCTAATTAATgatgtccctgcctatggcagagGGGTtagaactggatgatcttcaaggtcccttccaatccaaaccatcaTATGATACTATGACAAAAAAAGTGTACAAAACTGGTTATGAAATAATTAGACCCCACCTGGTGTAGAAGCACTCAAAACTGCTAGTCACTTAAGAAGATGATGAAGCTCTGAAAATAACTTCCTGCTTGAGGTTGAGCTAGAATGTGTTTGTCTGACCACAGTTCCAGCATGAGAGTTTTTATGGGAAGCAGAGACTGGTAGTCATGGCTGTAAACAGCTTAGACTCCTTGTCACAAATATAGATTCAGTGCTTTAAATGTTTAACCTGTGAATTGAGTATGGTGTCTCTGTGGGTGCTGCATATAGGGTTCATAAGGAACAtctgtttacattttccattgaGGTCTGATAAGGAGCCTAAGTGATtattataaatgcatttttgaaaaGACTCTGTAAATACACAGAAGTTTTTGTGTGACGTACCCCTCCAAAACCATATTTATAGAAATCGTCATAAACTGTAATTTACCTAAAACTCTGTACATATATTCTAACAAATTAAGAGGTAGAACCTGACTAAATTGCTGCTCTTAAACTCCAAATCCAAATCTTTGTGCAAATGTAACATGTTGGAAAAACACAGGTGGGTGAGTGGTTAGTGATGATGGAAGAGctctgaagcagcaggaggTCACATCTCTAGTCTGCCTGTGCTAGGGAACAGCTGAGAGAGGAAGACAGTTTTTTGTGAACAGACAAAGTTTTTACTAGACAAAAGTGAAATTAAGGTGGCAACAACTCATCCTAAACAAAGAGGTGCATCTGTACTGCTGCTGAGGGAAAACAGAGGTACATGGTGAGGCCATTCCTTTGTGTTCCTGAGCATATGCATCAGCCTGGGCTTTTCTAGTAGGGGAATGAAGAAGACAGACCTTGTGTAGACCTTGTGAGTTTGGTTACCTTTTGAGGCTGATGTGTCctaatacatttctgaaatgcGGTTGTACGTAAGAACTACATTAAGTTGTGGCTATGAAAAGAACCAAGTTATTTGTTTGGAACAGAAGTCATTAATTAAAGGATGAGATGAAATTTAAGATTCAGAACACAAAGAACAAGTTTGATCTCATTATTGTATAACAGTGAACTTTTTCATGGCTTCCcatgttttcttccttgaatGCTTGGGCTTGTGTTGCCTGAAGGCGGCTTAAACCAGCTATTCATGGACCTTACATGTATCTGGAAGCAGCACAGCTTGATTTGATCTATGACTGAGGGGGGCAACTTCCTGCCAGCTTGCCCTACTTGTTGAAAGTAAATTCATGTTGTTGTGAAATGCTCAGGCCTTTTTTGATATCACTGACATGATAAAAACTCTGGTACTGGATTTTTCACTGTCAGCATGTGTATTTGGAGACCTCAAATGTTGACAAGATGCTGTGGTTTTGTGATGACGTCTCACTCTAGATTTTTCAGTGGCTCCGTACCATTTAATTAATTCTTGGTGTGCATTTGTAGAAAAACTAGctaaaaaaaacagcacaaagaaTAAAGAGCCCTTTCACAAGGTCGGTGCTTCACCTTAATTATCaattacatttatttcactTATGCCAAACGGGGTTCAAACAACAAGCCCTATTTGGACAATAAATTATCCTTGtccctgaaaaaaatctttaaaggtTGCAATAGCACCCTTTCTCAAGCTGTAAACATGTTTTCAATTAAGCCTTTGTTTCCCAAGATCTGTCTAAAAATAAGAGGAAGATAGCTGGATGAATGAGCACCCCAGAGGGAAGCTGTGCTAAATCTAAAAAAATGGAAGGGAAGAGTCATCAGGTTAAATGTGCAATGGGAAATGCACTTCACAAATAGTCTTTGTATTTCATTGTTTAAAAGCTGTtgtaagagattttttttttcttctctaaattCTGAGAtgcagcatctgctgcttttcaaCAGGATGGCTAAGTTTTATCCTGAGGCATATTGTTATAAACCATATTGCTTCTGTGGGATGTGTTTTAGAGTAGTTCTGAGCAGTTTGCAGATACTGGAACTATAAACTTATATTAATTGGgttaaaattaattcctttaattCAAACCTGCTCCAGGCTTTCATTGAAATGGCAGAATGAATCTCTGGATGATTAGAAAAGCAGGTTGTTTGGAAAGGATGTTGAATGCACTCAGAAGTTCTCTCTCTGAACAATCCTGTTTAGAGTGTGGCATAGAACTACAGAGCTCAATTAAAAGCTCAGTTGGTTTGCTGtctctttgatttattttttttttctattaggATTTTGATTGTGTTGAATAGGCAAGAGGAGAGCTTATGTTTGGGTGTAGGACTTGAAGGATATATTTTGTGTTGAGCAAATGCTTTAGACTGGCAAACGATATGCATGCAAATAACTTCTAAATCAGTAATCTGTATTACAACATACCAGAAAGGGAAAGTGCAGACTATCCTGACTTCtcctttctttatttcctttagaGTGCTTTATATTGGCCTTGCCTGTAACACAGCACGATACATCTACATCTCGTATCTGGAAAATGCCTGGACTGTTCTTCCGATGGAAGTGCTTCAAGGTAAGACCTTCCAGTACAGGATCAGGTGCTTCCATTTAGCTTGTTTTCAAGT
Encoded here:
- the MFSD6 gene encoding major facilitator superfamily domain-containing protein 6 isoform X1, translated to MAADDKVAILTDDEEEQKRKYVLADPFNGISKDQDLPPNNESPSTETTTAPDEELDWLEKHCVKINNDLLISKVFYFFFYSAYGSLYPLLPVYYKQLGMTPSQSGLLVGIRYFIEFCSAPFWGVVADRFKKGKIVLLFSLLCWVLFNLGIGFVRPATLRCVPKGLPPTHPTNASSLLTTILQNTSMSSPLTTVSAASPKVRGRRDLVTSSPVTLETTGTPNPEITFLVLTQSNDEDFTLENSTRLILQSTTTSPASLGNTTLSTTPASISTKPMPSDQAVLVYDQQEVEAIFLLILLVVIIGEFFSASSVTIVDTITLQYLGKHRDRYGLQRMWGSLGWGLAMLSVGIGIDYTHTEVAIEGQGCKAPEYKNYRIVFIVFGVLMTMALIVATQFRFHYAHFKQDENKRKEVEISQVDRNASNESSDNTPTSMSQSQSFSFWDLIKLLCSIQYGSVLFVAWFMGFGYGFVFTFLYWHLEDLNGTTTLFGVCSVLSHVSELTAYFFSHKLIELVGHIRVLYIGLACNTARYIYISYLENAWTVLPMEVLQGVTHAAIWAACISYLSAAVPPELRTSAQGILQGLHLGLGRGCGAMVGGVLVNYFGPAATFRGIGMACLVILLLFALIQWMLVPDEEEEKTMLAERIPVPSSPVPIATIDLVQQQSEDIMPRTEPRLPPKKTKHQEEQEDVNKPAWGISSSPWVTLAYAVYQIKEMVKLSKTNPAPENQPLQKTNENCSASSASSARQPQNPTDSEQSRNCSAPTPTAPSDSQADGNHVVLDHDAQPAAAGP
- the MFSD6 gene encoding major facilitator superfamily domain-containing protein 6 isoform X2; protein product: MAADDKVAILTDDEEEQKRKYVLADPFNGISKDQDLPPNNESPSTETTTAPDEELDWLEKHCVKINNDLLISKVFYFFFYSAYGSLYPLLPVYYKQLGMTPSQSGLLVGIRYFIEFCSAPFWGVVADRFKKGKIVLLFSLLCWVLFNLGIGFVRPATLRCVPKGLPPTHPTNASSLLTTILQNTSMSSPLTTVSAASPKVRGRRDLVTSSPVTLETTGTPNPEITFLVLTQSNDEDFTLENSTRLILQSTTTSPASLGNTTLSTTPASISTKPMPSDQAVLVYDQQEVEAIFLLILLVVIIGEFFSASSVTIVDTITLQYLGKHRDRYGLQRMWGSLGWGLAMLSVGIGIDYTHTEVAIEGQGCKAPEYKNYRIVFIVFGVLMTMALIVATQFRFHYAHFKQDENKRKEVEISQVDRNASNESSDNTPTSMSQSQSFSFWDLIKLLCSIQYGSVLFVAWFMGFGYGFVFTFLYWHLEDLNGTTTLFGVCSVLSHVSELTAYFFSHKLIELVGHIRVLYIGLACNTARYIYISYLENAWTVLPMEVLQGVTHAAIWAACISYLSAAVPPELRTSAQGILQGLHLGLGRGCGAMVGGVLVNYFGPAATFRGIGMACLVILLLFALIQWMLVPDEEEEKTMLAERIPVPSSPVPIATIDLVQQQSEDIMPRTEPRLPPKKTKHQEEQEDVNKPAWGISSSPWVTLAYAVYQIKEMVKLSKTNPAPENQPLQVRHGEIPEQKLQTCQILKGRSYQLRN
- the MFSD6 gene encoding major facilitator superfamily domain-containing protein 6 isoform X3, coding for MAADDKVAILTDDEEEQKRKYVLADPFNGISKDQDLPPNNESPSTETTTAPDEELDWLEKHCVKINNDLLISKVFYFFFYSAYGSLYPLLPVYYKQLGMTPSQSGLLVGIRYFIEFCSAPFWGVVADRFKKGKIVLLFSLLCWVLFNLGIGFVRPATLRCVPKGLPPTHPTNASSLLTTILQNTSMSSPLTTVSAASPKVRGRRDLVTSSPVTLETTGTPNPEITFLVLTQSNDEDFTLENSTRLILQSTTTSPASLGNTTLSTTPASISTKPMPSDQAVLVYDQQEVEAIFLLILLVVIIGEFFSASSVTIVDTITLQYLGKHRDRYGLQRMWGSLGWGLAMLSVGIGIDYTHTEVAIEGQGCKAPEYKNYRIVFIVFGVLMTMALIVATQFRFHYAHFKQDENKRKEVEISQVDRNASNESSDNTPTSMSQSQSFSFWDLIKLLCSIQYGSVLFVAWFMGFGYGFVFTFLYWHLEDLNGTTTLFGVCSVLSHVSELTAYFFSHKLIELVGHIRVLYIGLACNTARYIYISYLENAWTVLPMEVLQGVTHAAIWAACISYLSAAVPPELRTSAQGILQGLHLGLGRGCGAMVGGVLVNYFGPAATFRGIGMACLVILLLFALIQWMLVPDEEEEKTMLAERIPVPSSPVPIATIDLVQQQSEDIMPRTEPRLPPKKTKHQEEQEDVNKPAWGISSSPWVTLAYAVYQIKEMVKLSKTNPAPENQPLQFVFCTLLGKVQLGKEMEENQ
- the MFSD6 gene encoding major facilitator superfamily domain-containing protein 6 isoform X4; translated protein: MAADDKVAILTDDEEEQKRKYVLADPFNGISKDQDLPPNNESPSTETTTAPDEELDWLEKHCVKINNDLLISKVFYFFFYSAYGSLYPLLPVYYKQLGMTPSQSGLLVGIRYFIEFCSAPFWGVVADRFKKGKIVLLFSLLCWVLFNLGIGFVRPATLRCVPKGLPPTHPTNASSLLTTILQNTSMSSPLTTVSAASPKVRGRRDLVTSSPVTLETTGTPNPEITFLVLTQSNDEDFTLENSTRLILQSTTTSPASLGNTTLSTTPASISTKPMPSDQAVLVYDQQEVEAIFLLILLVVIIGEFFSASSVTIVDTITLQYLGKHRDRYGLQRMWGSLGWGLAMLSVGIGIDYTHTEVAIEGQGCKAPEYKNYRIVFIVFGVLMTMALIVATQFRFHYAHFKQDENKRKEVEISQVDRNASNESSDNTPTSMSQSQSFSFWDLIKLLCSIQYGSVLFVAWFMGFGYGFVFTFLYWHLEDLNGTTTLFGVCSVLSHVSELTAYFFSHKLIELVGHIRVLYIGLACNTARYIYISYLENAWTVLPMEVLQGVTHAAIWAACISYLSAAVPPELRTSAQGILQGLHLGLGRGCGAMVGGVLVNYFGPAATFRGIGMACLVILLLFALIQWMLVPDEEEEKTMLAERIPVPSSPVPIATIDLVQQQSEDIMPRTEPRLPPKKTKHQEEQEDVNKPAWGISSSPWVTLAYAVYQIKEMVKLSKTNPAPENQPLQLGKEMEENQ
- the MFSD6 gene encoding major facilitator superfamily domain-containing protein 6 isoform X5, whose product is MAADDKVAILTDDEEEQKRKYVLADPFNGISKDQDLPPNNESPSTETTTAPDEELDWLEKHCVKINNDLLISKVFYFFFYSAYGSLYPLLPVYYKQLGMTPSQSGLLVGIRYFIEFCSAPFWGVVADRFKKGKIVLLFSLLCWVLFNLGIGFVRPATLRCVPKGLPPTHPTNASSLLTTILQNTSMSSPLTTVSAASPKVRGRRDLVTSSPVTLETTGTPNPEITFLVLTQSNDEDFTLENSTRLILQSTTTSPASLGNTTLSTTPASISTKPMPSDQAVLVYDQQEVEAIFLLILLVVIIGEFFSASSVTIVDTITLQYLGKHRDRYGLQRMWGSLGWGLAMLSVGIGIDYTHTEVAIEGQGCKAPEYKNYRIVFIVFGVLMTMALIVATQFRFHYAHFKQDENKRKEVEISQVDRNASNESSDNTPTSMSQSQSFSFWDLIKLLCSIQYGSVLFVAWFMGFGYGFVFTFLYWHLEDLNGTTTLFGVCSVLSHVSELTAYFFSHKLIELVGHIRVLYIGLACNTARYIYISYLENAWTVLPMEVLQGVTHAAIWAACISYLSAAVPPELRTSAQGILQGLHLGLGRGCGAMVGGVLVNYFGPAATFRGIGMACLVILLLFALIQWMLVPDEEEEKTMLAERIPVPSSPVPIATIDLVQQQSEDIMPRTEPRLPPKKTKHQEEQEDVNKPAWGISSSPWVTLAYAVYQIKEMVKLSKTNPAPENQPLQVRGV